From a region of the Nitrospira sp. genome:
- a CDS encoding alpha/beta fold hydrolase, producing the protein MKRSFNWSNSSAGSTSHPYRPERLALCILCLISYLMSSCATPLQIPPYFETLERTPIERIPIKTVLVRDQRIAYLDIGTGPPVILIHGFGGSMWQWEHQQHALAQHFRTLTLDLPGSGLSDKPDIDYLPDQMLDFCIGFMDALQIQKATLVGNSMGAGLVIGMTLTHPTRVDKLVLISGLPSHVIAKLTSRSFRQALESRAPTWLVSLGNWLFGGLVTETVLKEIVHDHNLLTPAVIERSNHNRRRPGIIKPIMAVRNAIPSWETDFAPRLSSIAHPTMIIWGQYDRIFPMAVGEELHHRIRGSEFVRIPDAGHMPQWERPDLVNRSLITYIEPSP; encoded by the coding sequence ATGAAACGGTCATTCAACTGGAGTAATTCCAGCGCCGGCTCGACCTCACACCCGTACAGACCTGAACGGCTTGCGCTGTGCATCCTGTGCCTCATATCGTACCTCATGAGCTCCTGTGCCACGCCCTTACAGATCCCACCCTATTTTGAAACCTTAGAACGTACCCCGATAGAACGCATCCCAATCAAGACCGTCCTCGTCCGCGATCAAAGGATCGCGTATCTCGATATCGGTACCGGCCCACCAGTCATCTTGATTCACGGCTTCGGCGGATCCATGTGGCAATGGGAACATCAGCAACATGCCTTGGCTCAACATTTCCGTACCCTGACGCTTGACCTACCTGGTTCCGGATTGTCCGACAAACCTGACATCGATTACCTGCCGGACCAGATGTTGGACTTCTGTATTGGATTCATGGATGCCCTGCAGATCCAGAAAGCCACCCTGGTCGGCAACTCCATGGGCGCCGGGTTGGTCATAGGAATGACATTGACCCATCCAACCCGTGTCGACAAACTCGTGCTCATCAGCGGGCTACCGTCTCATGTCATAGCCAAGCTCACCAGTCGGTCATTCAGGCAAGCCCTGGAATCTCGAGCCCCTACCTGGCTGGTCTCCCTCGGCAACTGGCTGTTCGGCGGGCTGGTCACCGAAACAGTCCTGAAGGAAATCGTCCATGATCACAACCTCCTCACCCCAGCGGTTATCGAACGGTCCAACCACAATCGTCGGCGCCCTGGTATCATAAAACCCATCATGGCCGTGAGAAACGCCATCCCTTCCTGGGAAACCGATTTTGCTCCACGCCTCAGCTCCATCGCACACCCAACGATGATCATCTGGGGTCAATACGACCGGATATTTCCCATGGCCGTGGGCGAAGAACTTCACCATAGAATCCGTGGATCAGAGTTCGTCAGAATTCCCGATGCCGGCCACATGCCTCAGTGGGAACGCCCTGATCTGGTCAACCGATCTCTGATCACGTATATTGAACCATCACCCTGA
- a CDS encoding DMT family transporter encodes MPRLALLLTTVIWGATFPATKAALEQIAPLSFLLLRFFVGTVLILLWFVFSRRRLHYDRAVLGASALTTVFLFLGYLLQTVGLRYTSASSSAFLTALYVIFVPLILLRIDRRVVLATGIAVAGLWLLVKPTTSMNVGDLMTLGCALAFAGHIICLERFTRQVDAPSLLVWQMVAMTVLFLPAPWWEGAISSSFEPTTVLLIGLGVTGVLATLAFAVQIWAQQLVPAQQVALLFASEPAYAAWLSWYFLGETLDVQGWIGSALILLAVVIGAFGG; translated from the coding sequence ATGCCGCGACTTGCACTCCTGCTGACCACCGTTATTTGGGGAGCCACATTCCCGGCCACCAAGGCGGCGCTTGAGCAAATCGCTCCACTCTCTTTCTTGTTGCTCCGATTTTTTGTGGGCACCGTGCTCATTCTGCTCTGGTTTGTGTTCAGCCGCCGCCGATTGCATTATGACCGTGCGGTATTAGGGGCGAGCGCGCTCACCACCGTCTTCCTCTTTCTTGGGTACCTGCTGCAAACTGTTGGACTCCGGTATACGAGCGCATCGAGTTCAGCCTTTCTGACGGCGCTGTACGTGATTTTTGTCCCGCTGATCCTGCTACGGATCGACCGACGAGTCGTGCTGGCCACGGGGATCGCCGTCGCTGGACTATGGTTGTTGGTGAAGCCCACTACATCCATGAACGTAGGGGACCTGATGACGTTGGGCTGCGCCCTCGCGTTTGCGGGGCATATCATTTGTCTTGAGCGCTTCACCCGCCAAGTTGATGCGCCGTCGCTGCTCGTCTGGCAGATGGTGGCGATGACAGTGTTGTTTCTTCCCGCTCCGTGGTGGGAAGGGGCGATATCAAGTTCCTTTGAGCCCACTACCGTCCTGCTGATCGGTCTTGGCGTCACCGGTGTTCTGGCCACGCTGGCGTTTGCCGTCCAAATCTGGGCTCAGCAACTGGTTCCCGCTCAGCAGGTGGCGTTACTATTTGCATCCGAGCCTGCCTACGCGGCCTGGCTCTCGTGGTACTTTCTCGGAGAGACGCTGGATGTGCAAGGGTGGATCGGAAGCGCACTCATCTTATTGGCAGTGGTGATCGGAGCGTTCGGCGGTTGA
- a CDS encoding substrate-binding domain-containing protein translates to MDGSRRGIVPSRSWLPLESGSSITRRLSVCRLLIGLILCLSPAITVAQTAGSLVIAGNGPEQATIETLARAFEKANPRAYIDILWDEDSKPLQLVKTGHAQIAVTGAEDPALMGTQIGWDGIGILVHLSNFTKEVTKQQAADIFSGKIKEWSELGGPDTRILLIDRPHNQNIREAFESQLGIPGKIPENAKVIGGDETVVKTVVGTLPPLSAASYISLSTGLSVVSDGVAVRLLQIDKVEPEVPTVKDGRYSLRRPLLLLAKKEPNPLVEAFTKFALSPPGQAIIGETYVPMPSK, encoded by the coding sequence ATGGATGGCTCTCGTCGCGGCATAGTACCAAGCCGGTCATGGCTTCCCCTGGAATCGGGAAGCTCTATCACGAGAAGACTGTCGGTGTGCCGGCTGTTGATCGGCCTGATCCTCTGTCTATCCCCTGCCATTACCGTTGCCCAAACTGCCGGAAGCCTTGTCATCGCCGGCAATGGACCGGAACAAGCCACCATCGAAACGCTGGCACGCGCGTTTGAGAAAGCTAATCCCCGTGCCTATATCGATATTCTATGGGACGAGGATTCCAAGCCATTGCAGCTGGTCAAGACCGGCCACGCGCAGATTGCCGTGACAGGAGCTGAGGACCCAGCGCTGATGGGCACACAGATCGGCTGGGACGGCATCGGCATTTTGGTCCACTTGTCCAACTTCACCAAAGAAGTCACGAAGCAGCAGGCCGCCGACATCTTTTCTGGGAAAATTAAAGAATGGTCGGAACTGGGTGGGCCGGATACCAGAATCCTTCTGATCGACCGGCCGCATAATCAAAACATCCGCGAGGCGTTCGAGTCTCAACTCGGCATCCCTGGGAAAATTCCTGAAAACGCCAAAGTCATCGGTGGAGATGAGACAGTCGTCAAGACCGTCGTTGGAACCCTTCCCCCCCTATCTGCTGCATCGTATATCTCCTTGAGCACCGGCCTCTCCGTGGTCTCAGACGGTGTCGCCGTTCGGTTACTGCAGATCGATAAAGTCGAGCCTGAAGTACCGACGGTAAAAGATGGGCGGTACAGCCTGCGGCGCCCTCTCCTGCTGCTGGCTAAAAAGGAGCCAAATCCCCTGGTTGAGGCCTTTACCAAATTTGCGTTGTCTCCGCCCGGCCAAGCGATCATTGGAGAAACTTATGTGCCCATGCCGAGCAAGTAA
- the tpx gene encoding thiol peroxidase has product MMRTRFYGSIGAVLLISLGFVGCQTTGGSSGGTFVYKSIPVADGSAVAGEGNNVIFKGSPLPLAGNGVKVGDTLRDVNVVQNDLSLVNIVETKGAGKVRIISTVPSLDTPVCEQQTHLLSERNKGLDKMVELITVSVDTPFAQKRFAEDANIANVTFLSDYRGGEFGKAHGLFLEGPHVLTRAVIVVDKTNTIRYLQITPQLSQLPDLEEAFQFARRLITES; this is encoded by the coding sequence ATGATGCGGACACGATTCTATGGGTCCATCGGCGCAGTACTGCTCATTTCGCTTGGCTTCGTTGGATGTCAGACGACCGGAGGATCATCCGGCGGCACTTTTGTGTACAAAAGTATTCCGGTGGCAGACGGAAGCGCCGTCGCAGGAGAGGGCAACAATGTCATATTCAAGGGCAGCCCGCTTCCGCTGGCCGGCAACGGCGTGAAAGTCGGCGACACACTGCGCGATGTGAACGTGGTGCAGAACGATCTCTCGCTCGTCAACATCGTGGAGACCAAGGGTGCGGGAAAGGTCCGGATCATCAGCACGGTCCCGTCGCTCGATACCCCGGTGTGTGAACAACAGACTCATCTTCTGAGCGAACGGAATAAAGGCCTCGATAAAATGGTGGAACTCATCACCGTCAGCGTCGATACTCCCTTTGCCCAGAAACGATTTGCGGAGGATGCGAACATCGCCAATGTGACATTTCTGTCCGACTACCGAGGAGGCGAGTTTGGTAAAGCACATGGTCTCTTTTTGGAAGGTCCGCATGTGCTGACGAGAGCTGTCATCGTCGTCGACAAGACGAACACTATTCGCTACCTCCAAATCACTCCGCAACTCTCCCAGCTGCCGGACTTGGAAGAAGCCTTCCAGTTCGCCAGGCGATTGATCACGGAGAGCTAA
- the accC gene encoding acetyl-CoA carboxylase biotin carboxylase subunit has product MFKKILIANRGEIAMRIIRACRELNIATAAIYSEADSTGIYVKKADESYLVGPGPVKGFLDSKQIVDLAKRIGADAIHPGYGFLSENAEFAELCQTSGITFIGPSTHAITLMGSKVKARELAQQVGVPTVPGTKGDLTDVKEALAFAKKTGYPIMIKASAGGGGRGLRVVRSDEELRENMEVASREAQASFGDGRVFLEKCIERPHHIEFQILGDRHGNIIHLNERDCSIQRRHQKLIEIAPSLILTPKLREEMGTAAVTIARAVNYDNAGTVEFLLDQDGQFYFIEMNPRLQVEHTVTEQITAIDIVRHQISIAAGRPLDIQQKDVILQGHAIQCRINAEDPKNNFLPCTGTVTAYLSPGGIGVRIDGAVYKDYTVSPYYDALLAKLTVRGRTWEEAVSRMRRSLEEYVLRGVKTTIPFMEAIMQEPDFIAGRFDTSYLDTHPELYSYHEFEQPEDLVLALSAAIAAYEGL; this is encoded by the coding sequence ATGTTTAAGAAAATATTGATCGCCAATCGCGGTGAAATTGCCATGCGGATCATCCGTGCCTGCCGCGAATTGAACATCGCCACTGCCGCGATCTATTCCGAAGCCGATTCGACCGGAATCTACGTGAAGAAGGCTGACGAGTCCTACCTGGTCGGGCCGGGTCCGGTGAAGGGGTTTCTCGACAGCAAACAGATCGTCGACCTCGCTAAACGGATCGGTGCCGACGCCATCCATCCAGGATATGGATTTCTCTCTGAAAACGCTGAGTTTGCTGAGCTCTGTCAGACTTCTGGCATCACATTCATCGGCCCTTCGACCCATGCCATTACCCTGATGGGCAGCAAGGTCAAGGCGCGAGAACTTGCCCAACAGGTCGGTGTCCCCACCGTACCCGGCACAAAAGGCGATCTCACCGACGTGAAGGAGGCGCTGGCCTTCGCCAAGAAGACCGGCTACCCGATCATGATCAAGGCAAGCGCCGGAGGGGGAGGCCGTGGACTGCGTGTGGTCCGGTCCGATGAGGAGCTCCGAGAAAACATGGAAGTCGCCTCGCGTGAAGCCCAGGCGTCGTTCGGAGACGGACGGGTGTTCCTCGAAAAATGTATCGAGCGCCCCCACCATATCGAATTTCAGATATTGGGTGATCGCCACGGCAATATTATTCACTTAAATGAGCGTGATTGCTCAATCCAAAGACGTCATCAGAAGTTGATTGAAATCGCCCCGTCTTTGATTCTGACTCCGAAGTTGCGGGAGGAGATGGGCACTGCTGCTGTGACCATCGCACGGGCGGTGAATTACGACAACGCAGGGACGGTGGAGTTTCTGCTCGATCAAGACGGCCAGTTTTACTTCATCGAGATGAATCCGCGGCTTCAGGTCGAGCATACCGTGACGGAACAGATCACCGCGATCGACATCGTCCGGCATCAGATCTCCATTGCAGCGGGACGGCCCCTCGACATTCAGCAAAAGGACGTCATACTCCAAGGGCACGCGATCCAGTGTCGGATCAACGCCGAAGATCCCAAGAATAACTTTCTCCCCTGCACCGGCACCGTTACAGCCTACCTTTCTCCGGGAGGAATCGGCGTCCGTATCGACGGTGCGGTCTACAAAGATTACACCGTGTCGCCCTACTATGACGCCCTGCTGGCTAAGTTGACGGTTCGGGGCCGCACGTGGGAAGAAGCCGTGAGCCGGATGAGACGGTCGCTCGAAGAGTATGTGCTCCGTGGAGTTAAAACGACGATCCCTTTCATGGAAGCGATCATGCAGGAGCCGGACTTTATTGCCGGACGTTTCGACACATCCTATCTGGACACCCATCCTGAGTTGTACTCGTATCACGAATTCGAGCAGCCGGAAGATTTGGTGCTGGCCTTATCTGCCGCAATTGCCGCCTACGAAGGATTGTAA
- a CDS encoding 4Fe-4S binding protein — MSSDVIDNLPRRELPIIAIDAPENNTHNSCKVGSHVDQQPTKRYKYRMIALASVHAYITFHLISWHVFDFQIWGKTAMMGVPSLAKGTINAASIMVALILISILIWGRAFCGWVCHMRGAIEFADWILRKLKVRQYLNLREKNVLINTPHRWLLRIGALFVLLLPVIILILKAGFTPQVNVMSPPPIADLPGYEGKAFAQSAPLNFDIKPTWNDFLLAFGLAVFIQFTMSIVLNLRYGQGAFCRILCPYAPMMAPLMNISPVQSKITRVAQCTGCRDCSNACPQGIDVSREIFHFNGKVINRECIKCYACIDACDDHVLKDTAAPGVPQTDKLKPYEKRPWQQELLRKDGYRTNARHMQVYEPLGPVTDFLSLLVALIGGAVTSKFGGFWFYPGAIFAFILFRQVCVVGTRWMEAAKAQRAKCA, encoded by the coding sequence ATGAGTTCTGACGTTATCGACAACCTGCCACGGCGTGAACTCCCGATCATCGCAATCGACGCTCCCGAAAACAATACCCACAATTCGTGCAAGGTCGGAAGTCATGTCGATCAGCAACCCACGAAACGGTACAAATATAGAATGATAGCACTGGCGTCGGTGCATGCCTATATCACGTTTCATCTCATCTCATGGCATGTGTTCGACTTTCAGATTTGGGGCAAGACCGCAATGATGGGCGTCCCTTCTCTTGCCAAGGGAACCATTAATGCCGCGTCGATTATGGTGGCGTTAATATTGATTTCCATACTGATCTGGGGACGTGCTTTTTGTGGTTGGGTCTGCCACATGCGAGGAGCAATTGAATTCGCTGACTGGATTTTGCGCAAGCTAAAAGTACGGCAATACCTCAACCTGCGCGAGAAGAATGTCCTTATCAACACGCCTCATCGTTGGCTCTTGCGGATCGGGGCACTATTTGTCCTGCTCTTGCCAGTCATCATATTGATCCTCAAGGCCGGATTTACTCCACAAGTCAACGTTATGTCACCTCCTCCCATAGCCGATCTGCCCGGTTATGAAGGTAAGGCTTTCGCTCAAAGCGCCCCTTTAAATTTTGATATCAAACCAACCTGGAATGATTTCTTGTTGGCATTCGGCTTGGCGGTGTTTATCCAGTTTACAATGAGTATCGTGCTGAATTTGCGGTATGGACAAGGGGCATTTTGTAGAATTCTTTGTCCGTATGCCCCAATGATGGCGCCTCTTATGAACATCTCTCCTGTCCAATCTAAAATAACACGCGTTGCGCAATGTACAGGCTGCCGCGATTGCAGTAACGCATGTCCACAAGGAATTGATGTCAGTCGAGAGATTTTCCATTTCAACGGTAAAGTGATCAACCGAGAATGTATCAAGTGTTACGCCTGTATCGATGCATGCGACGACCACGTCCTAAAAGACACGGCGGCCCCAGGTGTTCCTCAAACCGACAAATTGAAACCGTATGAGAAACGCCCTTGGCAGCAAGAGCTGCTCAGAAAAGATGGATATCGAACTAATGCAAGGCACATGCAAGTGTACGAACCGCTCGGACCAGTAACCGATTTTCTGTCGCTCTTGGTCGCATTGATCGGTGGGGCTGTTACCTCAAAATTCGGCGGATTCTGGTTTTATCCCGGAGCAATCTTCGCATTTATTCTTTTTAGGCAGGTGTGTGTAGTAGGTACCAGATGGATGGAGGCTGCGAAAGCCCAGCGAGCGAAATGCGCTTGA
- a CDS encoding acyl-CoA desaturase, producing the protein MSDVQTLRPTKAQEFWYSFLRWFDSWAGLEHTKVDGPPKVDWVRSIPFIAVHLMCLGVLWVGWSWTAVAVAIAFYYIRMFAITGWYHRYFSHRTFKTSRTVQFLFALLGGSCAQRGPLWWAGHHRHHHIASDTPDDVHSPRQGGFLWSHMGWVMSQTHYAPRLKGIADFAKFPELRFLDRFDVLVPTITGFGMFGFGQLLEAFAPGLGTNGPQMLIWGFFISTVALFHGTCTINSLSHVYGSQRYETGDDSRNNFFLALITMGEGWHNNHHYYPASTRQGFYWWEIDMSYYCLKGLEWLGLVWDVRGVPEYVREGKTKQDSDRSVLKKKIEVALTEATELPASQPQLELTR; encoded by the coding sequence ATGTCCGACGTGCAAACGCTTCGCCCGACTAAAGCCCAGGAATTTTGGTATTCTTTTCTGCGCTGGTTCGACTCCTGGGCGGGCTTGGAACACACAAAAGTCGACGGCCCCCCCAAGGTGGACTGGGTACGTAGTATCCCTTTCATTGCCGTGCATCTGATGTGTTTGGGAGTGCTCTGGGTAGGCTGGAGTTGGACCGCGGTCGCCGTTGCTATCGCATTCTATTACATCCGTATGTTCGCGATCACCGGCTGGTACCACCGATACTTCTCGCATCGCACGTTCAAGACTTCCCGTACGGTCCAGTTCTTATTTGCGTTATTGGGCGGCTCCTGCGCGCAACGCGGTCCCTTGTGGTGGGCCGGACATCATCGCCATCACCACATTGCATCCGACACACCGGATGATGTGCATTCCCCACGTCAAGGGGGATTCCTGTGGTCTCACATGGGCTGGGTGATGTCGCAAACCCATTACGCTCCGCGTCTCAAGGGAATCGCCGACTTTGCAAAGTTTCCGGAGCTGCGGTTTCTGGACCGATTCGATGTCCTCGTTCCCACCATCACCGGGTTCGGAATGTTTGGCTTCGGCCAGTTGTTGGAAGCCTTTGCACCAGGACTTGGCACCAACGGACCCCAGATGTTGATCTGGGGATTTTTTATCTCGACCGTGGCACTGTTTCATGGGACCTGCACCATCAACTCTCTATCACATGTCTACGGGTCACAACGGTACGAGACCGGCGACGACAGCCGAAACAACTTTTTCTTGGCTCTGATTACCATGGGAGAAGGGTGGCACAACAATCATCATTATTACCCGGCTTCCACCAGACAAGGCTTTTACTGGTGGGAAATCGACATGAGCTACTACTGCCTGAAAGGTTTGGAGTGGTTAGGACTCGTCTGGGATGTCCGAGGTGTCCCGGAGTATGTGCGTGAAGGAAAAACCAAGCAAGACTCCGACCGTAGCGTGCTCAAAAAGAAGATTGAAGTGGCGCTTACCGAGGCCACGGAGCTTCCAGCCTCGCAGCCTCAACTCGAGCTAACCCGCTAG
- a CDS encoding zinc ribbon domain-containing protein has protein sequence MPLYEYRCGQCEKEFEATQSVHARVEDTECPHCHARQATRLLSSFSSSVIGDRKPGFSEIKANAMVNERMQRFSMLPPLNVKRNVPPPNMSSESDSCSSEGSNPGS, from the coding sequence GTGCCATTGTATGAATACCGTTGTGGACAGTGCGAGAAAGAATTCGAAGCCACCCAGTCCGTCCATGCGAGGGTCGAGGACACCGAGTGTCCCCATTGCCATGCACGGCAAGCGACTCGGCTCCTATCTTCTTTCTCGTCCAGTGTCATTGGTGATCGCAAACCCGGGTTTTCTGAGATCAAGGCCAACGCAATGGTCAATGAACGGATGCAGCGATTCTCTATGTTGCCGCCATTAAATGTGAAGCGCAATGTGCCGCCGCCGAATATGTCCTCCGAATCAGACTCCTGTTCGAGCGAGGGGTCCAATCCAGGATCGTAA
- a CDS encoding IPT/TIG domain-containing protein: MTPRSLPSLIMISLLAILFSPPGSFAEEGSVVDGAGYTLFETESIKGHDEQKLEKDPVCDSSRKPKIATVEPDEAKPGQIITIKGENFGTKDCFRGVAFSAAGSTKIDHKFVNDRTIEATVPDIQPGMSFIDVVAAGGNARSKAFLVQAK; this comes from the coding sequence ATGACTCCCCGATCCCTGCCGTCCCTCATCATGATCTCGTTGCTGGCGATTCTCTTCTCTCCGCCAGGCTCATTCGCCGAAGAGGGGTCTGTCGTCGACGGCGCCGGGTATACGTTGTTCGAGACGGAATCGATCAAGGGGCACGACGAGCAGAAACTCGAGAAGGATCCAGTCTGCGATAGTAGTAGGAAACCCAAGATCGCCACCGTGGAGCCGGACGAAGCCAAGCCTGGACAAATCATCACGATCAAGGGCGAAAACTTCGGCACGAAAGATTGTTTTCGTGGCGTGGCGTTCAGTGCGGCCGGCTCCACAAAGATCGATCATAAATTCGTGAACGACCGGACCATCGAAGCGACGGTTCCCGATATTCAGCCCGGCATGTCGTTCATCGATGTCGTTGCCGCCGGCGGCAACGCCCGTTCGAAAGCGTTTTTGGTACAAGCCAAGTAG
- the oadA gene encoding sodium-extruding oxaloacetate decarboxylase subunit alpha — translation MAKRRPTAKKQQKTSRPSAPLVKTPKSAKPRSSEFTIQPAVGRPVLITDVALRDGHQSLLATRMRTEDMLPIAQKLDAVGYWSLEVWGGATFDTCLRFLKEDPWERLRALRAAMPNTKLQMLLRGQNLVGYRHYADDVVERFIERSAANGIDVFRIFDALNDVRNVDRAVSEVKACGKHAEATICYTVSPVHSIDRFVDLAKKLEDLGTDTICIKDMAGLLAPLEAYHLVRRLKAAVKVPLHLHSHYTSGMASMASLMAILGGLDMLDTAMSPLAGGTSHPATETLVAALQNTPYDTGLELASFPPITEHFRSVRRKYRQFESDFTGVDAEILTSQIPGGMLSNLAAQLTEQNALDRMKEVLDEVPRVRKEMGYPPLVTPTSQIVGTQATLNVLTGERYKVITTETKNYFLGLYGRAPGQVDLDVMARATGDETPIKTRPADRLEPELETVKNELPDSAQSIDDQLSFALFPTIARDFFEAREKGDLTPEPLELGSTKGPATAHELHLAPVEFNVTVHGETYHVKVSGSGRKVDGRKPYYIRVNDKLEEVSLETIQEVLAGVPESQGTDSGGKPKRPRPSKPGDVAPPMPGRVVKVLVAVDDHVKVGDPLLIIEAMKMESRVPAPIDGRVAAILTAEGDNVKTDETVIQLE, via the coding sequence ATGGCGAAACGACGACCAACAGCAAAAAAACAGCAGAAAACATCCCGACCGTCCGCTCCGCTGGTCAAGACTCCAAAAAGCGCCAAGCCGCGCTCCAGTGAATTTACGATCCAACCGGCAGTCGGCAGACCGGTCCTGATCACTGACGTCGCGTTGCGAGACGGTCACCAATCGTTGCTGGCTACACGGATGCGCACAGAGGATATGCTGCCCATTGCCCAAAAACTCGATGCCGTCGGCTATTGGTCGTTGGAGGTATGGGGCGGCGCCACCTTCGACACCTGTCTGCGATTTTTAAAGGAAGATCCCTGGGAACGACTCCGCGCATTGCGGGCTGCGATGCCCAACACCAAGCTCCAAATGCTGCTACGAGGACAAAACCTCGTCGGCTACCGACATTACGCGGACGACGTGGTGGAACGATTCATCGAACGTTCGGCCGCCAACGGGATCGATGTCTTCCGCATTTTCGACGCGCTCAATGACGTGCGGAATGTCGACCGGGCCGTGAGTGAAGTGAAGGCCTGCGGGAAACATGCCGAGGCCACCATCTGCTATACCGTCAGCCCGGTCCATAGCATCGATCGGTTCGTGGATCTCGCGAAAAAATTAGAAGATCTAGGGACAGATACCATTTGTATCAAAGATATGGCCGGCCTCCTGGCGCCGCTTGAGGCCTATCATCTGGTGCGTCGGTTGAAAGCTGCCGTCAAGGTTCCGCTCCATCTCCATTCGCATTACACGTCCGGGATGGCTTCCATGGCTTCCCTGATGGCGATACTTGGAGGCCTGGACATGCTCGACACCGCCATGTCACCGCTGGCAGGCGGAACGTCCCACCCGGCAACGGAAACGTTGGTCGCAGCGCTCCAGAATACTCCCTACGATACCGGGCTGGAACTCGCGTCCTTCCCGCCGATTACCGAACACTTTCGCTCCGTTCGCCGCAAATACCGTCAGTTCGAAAGCGACTTTACCGGTGTCGATGCCGAAATTCTCACGTCGCAGATTCCGGGCGGAATGTTGTCGAACCTGGCGGCTCAGTTGACGGAACAGAATGCCTTAGACCGGATGAAAGAGGTACTCGACGAGGTCCCGCGCGTGCGAAAAGAGATGGGCTATCCCCCGCTTGTCACCCCGACCAGTCAGATCGTCGGGACCCAGGCCACACTGAACGTGCTGACCGGAGAGCGTTACAAGGTCATCACGACGGAGACCAAGAACTATTTCTTGGGCTTGTATGGGCGCGCGCCGGGTCAAGTCGACCTCGATGTGATGGCACGCGCCACCGGCGACGAAACTCCGATCAAGACCAGACCGGCCGATCGACTGGAGCCCGAATTGGAGACCGTCAAGAACGAGCTGCCCGATTCAGCCCAGAGCATTGACGACCAGCTGTCGTTCGCGCTGTTTCCCACCATCGCGCGTGACTTTTTCGAGGCTCGCGAAAAAGGCGATTTAACCCCGGAACCGCTCGAATTGGGCTCGACCAAAGGCCCTGCGACCGCTCATGAACTGCATCTGGCTCCCGTGGAATTCAATGTGACGGTGCATGGTGAGACCTATCATGTAAAGGTGTCTGGTTCAGGCCGAAAGGTTGATGGGCGCAAGCCATACTACATCCGTGTCAACGACAAGCTCGAGGAAGTCTCCCTAGAAACCATCCAGGAGGTCTTGGCCGGCGTGCCGGAGTCGCAGGGGACCGATTCGGGAGGAAAACCGAAACGTCCCAGGCCGTCGAAGCCGGGTGATGTGGCTCCCCCCATGCCCGGCCGCGTAGTGAAAGTGCTGGTTGCGGTAGACGATCATGTGAAAGTCGGGGATCCCCTGTTGATCATCGAAGCGATGAAGATGGAAAGTCGGGTGCCGGCGCCGATCGATGGAAGAGTCGCCGCGATCCTAACCGCCGAGGGTGACAATGTGAAGACAGATGAAACGGTCATTCAACTGGAGTAA